In Apus apus isolate bApuApu2 chromosome 27, bApuApu2.pri.cur, whole genome shotgun sequence, the following proteins share a genomic window:
- the LOC127394937 gene encoding LOW QUALITY PROTEIN: histone acetyltransferase KAT7-like (The sequence of the model RefSeq protein was modified relative to this genomic sequence to represent the inferred CDS: inserted 2 bases in 1 codon) → MIKSIAFGRYELDTWYHSPYPEEYARLGRLYMCEFCLKYRKSQTILRRHMAKCVWKHPPGDEIYRKGSISVFEVDGKKNKIYCQNLCLLAKLFLDHKTLYYDVEPFLFYVMTEADNTGCHLIGYFSKKDSFLNYNVSCILTMPXMRQGYGKMLIDFSYLLSKVEEKVGSPERPLSDLGLISYRSYWKEVLLRYLHNFQGKEISIKEISQETAVHPVDIVSTLQALQMLKYWKGKHLVLKRQDLIDEWRAKEAKRSNSNKIMDPSCLKWTSSLPSVTS, encoded by the exons aTGATTAAATCCATCGCGTTTGGCCGCTACGAGCTGGACACCTGGTACCACTCCCCCTACCCAGAGGAGTATGCTCGCCTGGGCCGTCTCTACATGTGTGAATTCTGCCTCAAGTACAGGAAGAGCCAGACAATACTTCGCAGGCACAtg GCAAAATGTGTTTGGAAACACCCACCGGGTGATGAAATCTACCGGAAAGGCTCCATCTCAGTGTTTGAAGTGGATGGGAAGAAGAACAAG ATCTACTGTCAAAACCTGTGTCTGCTGGCAAAACTTTTCTTGGACCATAAAACACTGTATTATGATGTTGAACCCTTCCTCTTCTATGTCATGACAGAAGCTGACAACACTGGCTGTCACCTGATAGGTTATTTCTCCAAG AAGGATTCTTTTCTCAACTACAATGTTTCTTGTATCCTGACAATGCC CATGAGGCAAGGTTATGGCAAGATGctcattgacttca gctatttgctttctaaagtagaagaaaaagttgGCTCTCCAGAACGTCCTCTGTCTGATTTAGGGCTCATCAGCTACAGGAGCTACTGGAAGGAAGTTCTTCTTCGTTACCTGCATAATTTCcaaggaaaagagatttctaTCAAAG AAATCAGCCAGGAGACTGCAGTGCATCCTGTTGACATTGTTAGCACCTTGCAGGCACTTCAGATGCTCAAGtactggaagggaaaacaccTGGTCCTGAAAAGACAG GATCTGATTGATGAATGGAGAGCCAAAGAGGCTAAAAGATCCAACAGCAATAAGATAATGGATCCCAGCTGTTTGAAATGGACAAGTTCCCTTCCATCGGTGACGTCATAa